The genomic DNA GTCATTGTCTTCGCGTTGCAGTATGTCGTTGCCCTGCATGCGCAAAGCACGGCGAAGAACCCGCACGAGCCACATTACACGGCCGACGGACGCCTCGAAGCTCCTCTCGATTACCGTGAGTGGGTCTTCCTGAGTTCGGGAGTGGACATGAGCTATAGTCCGCGCGCAATGGCGATGGACCATTCCATGTTCGACAATGTTTTCGTTAACCCGGAAGCGTACAAGGCATTCGTCGAAACCGGTACCTGGCCCGACAAGACTATTCTCGTGCTTGAAGTTCGAGGCGCCCAGACCAAGGGCTCCATCAATCATACCGGGCACTTCCAGAGCACCGAGATGATGGGAATGGAAGTACATATAAAGGATGAAGCCAGATTCCCCGGCAAGTGGGCATTTTTTGGCTTCGACGACGACAAGGCGGCGAAGATGATCCCCACTTCCGCTGATTGCTACTCCTGCCACGAGAAACACGCGGCCGTGGACACCACCTTTGTGCAGTTTTACCCGACGCTGCTGACGATCGCCAAAAAGAAGAACACGCTCAGCCCCGGATACGTGAAGGAAGCGGCGGCGGCGGAGCAAACTCACTAAGTTCATTCCGCGCACATTGACTTGCGCCGTGCCTCGCGGCTAACATGCGCCACCGCAACGGGCCACTCGTCCGTTCGCAGCCAGGTGCCGCCATGTCGCAGCGCATTGTTAAGCTTTCTGCAGGGCTGTGGTTACTCTTTGCCGGTCTCGCAACATTGGCGCAAGCACCGGCTTCTTCCAGTACCAGCTTTTATCTGACGCCATACGGACCTCCCATTACAGTGGAGGCCGCCAAGAAAGCGGCGGCCGCCGCGCTTGCCGAAGCGCGCAAGAATAACTGGCTGATGGCGGTCGCCGTTGTCGATCCCAGCGGCAATCTTGTCTATTACGAAAAAATGGACAACGTGCAGCTCGGCAGCGCCAAGGTCTCCATCAATAAGGCGCGTTCGGCCGCTCTGTACAAGCGTCCCAGCAAGCTGTTGCAGGACAACCTGGCTTCCGGCGGGGCCGGCTTGCGTGTCCTCGCGCTGGAGGGAGCAGTCCCGGTGGAAGGCGGACTGCCGCTGATCGTGGACGGCAAAATTGTCGGCGCCATCGGACTGTCCGGCGACCTCAGCGAGCACGACGGCCAATGCGCCGCCGCAGGCGCGGCCACGTTGAAGTAAGACCGGCGCCAACATGGTTGGCGCAATTCATCATGGAGGGACAGTCATGGCGAGCAGCCGCAGAACATTTCTGAAAGGAGCCGGCGTGGTCGGCGCGATGGCGGCCACCGGCGGATTGAGCATGGGCAGCGCTCAGAACGAAGCTTCAAGCAAGCAGCAGCGCGGAATGGCAAGAAACCTGACCGTGCTTCACATCTTCCGCGATAACCAAAGGATCCTGGGGGTCAAGACGGAAAAGGGCATCCTCGACGTGCCGGCGGCGGCGGCCATACTCAAGATGCACGCACCCGCGACGGTGGACGATCTTCTCCAAAACGAAGACGGACCCGCGCTGAACGCGTTGGTGGACGCGGCGGCAAAATCGAATAAGCTGGCGAAAGCGTACTTGCCCGAGAGCAGCATCGACTACGGCCCGCTGGTGACGCGACCCCAGAAGATCGTCTGCATCGGTCTCAACTATCGCCGGCACGCGGAGGAGATCGGGGCACAGCTTCCCAAGCAGCCCGTGCTGTTCAGCAAGTACAACACCGCGTTGAACTGGCACAACGGCAAGATCAAGCTCCCCGTCGATGTCGCCAAGAAATTCGATTACGAAGTGGAACTGGTAATCGTGATCGGGAAAGCTGCTCACAATGTCAGCGAGGGGGACGCACTCTCTTATGTCGCCGGGTATGCAACCGGCAACGACTTCACGGCACGCGACCTGCAGTATGACACCGGCGGGCAGTGGCTTGCGGGCAAGACGCCGGACGGCTTCGGACCCGTCGGTCCGTACATGGTCACCGCCGACCAGATTCCCAACCCTAACAATTTGAAGCTGGAGTGTCGTGTCAATGGTGAGACTCGCCAGTCCTGGAACACCAATGACATGATTTACGACTGCAAGTATCTGGTCTCCTACGTCTCCAGGACCATCACGCTGCATCCGGGCGATATCATTTACACCGGCACGCCGCAAGGCGTGATCTTCGGCATGCCCAAGGACAAGCAGGTCTGGCTCAAGCCCGGCGACAAGATCGCGTGCAGCCTGGAAAAGTTAGGCGAGCTGAAGTTCGAGCTGGTGTAGACAAGCCAAATCAAACCACGGATCAACACGGATAAGACTTTAAGAACTTATCCGTGTTCATCCGCGAAAATCGGTGGCGCTTTTGGTTGTTACCTCTTCACGAAAATTGACTTTGGCACCATGCAGTGCACGCCCTTGCGGATGTCCACCATCTGCGTGATGTCGCAGTCCACCGCGATCGAGGTCAGCGCGTACGCTTCGTAGCGGTCCATCGGAACCATCGTCTGCTTGGACAGCCAATCAATGGTGTTGGTGACGGCAATCTTGGTTGCCTCCGTCAGGTCCTCGTCGAAGCCCATGAAGATCCAGTGCGTCTTCGTCTCTGCCCAGGGCCACTCCGTTTTCGTCTTGTGCACGATCGGCTGCAGCTCGATCTCCTTGTAGGCGCACTCGATCGCTTCCAGGTTCATTTCGCCGTTGCCTTGCCGGCAATGGGAGTCCCCGGTCCACAGCAGCGCTCCTTTTACGAACACCGGCAGGTAAAGCGTCGAGCCCGCCTGCAATTCGTTCAGGTCCATGTTCGAGCCGTTCTTCCAGGGACGCAAAGAGCTGGTGCGTCCCTGCGCATCCTTGATCGGCGGACCGGCCTTTTCCTTGGGCTCGTTCGGGTCCGGAGCTACCGCAATGATGCCGGGAAACGGTTTCAGATCAACCATGATCCCGGGCTTGAACTCGGTCTGCATTTTCTTCAGGTCGAACTGGTAATAACGGACGAAGCCTTCGGGAAATTCCTTGGGCAGCAGTCCGGTGGGAAATTCCTTTCCCGGAAGGTTGAAGTTCTGCCCGTATTCCTTGGGCACAATCTTCAGGATGCGGATCTCCAGCGTGTCGCCAGGTTCGGCGCCTTCGATATAGATGGGACCGGTCAGCGAGTGCGGGCCGCCGCCGGGATTGGCCTTGCGCAGGCGAGCCAACTCATCCATCGGCGGGCCGGCGATAGTGTGATCGGTCGGCGCCGGCTTGATCGCGTCCAGCGCGTGATACCAGGTTTCCACCGACACGGTGTCGCCGGATTGGATCGTGAGGCGCGGCTTCTCATTGGCGTCCAGCCAACCCCATTGCACGTTTTCCTTGGTGGCGCTGAGCGTGTAGTGCTTGCCGGTGACGGCGCCGCTCTTCTTTTTTTGTGTTTTGGGTGTCTGCTGGCCGCCCGCGCACAGGCTAATGCCGACGATGGCAGCCCAGGACAATACACTCTGAATGCCCCACTTCATTCGTTGCCTCCAAGTGATCTGCGAGATGGTGATGAGCCGAGGAGCCGGAGAGGAAATTTGGTCGCGTACTTTACTCCGCTTTGATTTTCTGCGCAACCGGGGGCGGCACCTCCCCAAAACGGGAAGGCAGCCAGAGATGTCCCCAAGATAAAAATCCTGCCGGATCTGCGGCACGCCGCTAAGCCGCTGAAAGCATGGGAAATAAAAAATCATCCCGCCCCTTGACGAAGGCGAACATTAGAGGAGTAGAATTGGTCCGGTCATCAGACCAATTCCCGAAATGGGAATTCGCCTCCTGGAATTCATGCACGCGGCCGTGAAACCCGAGTTCGAAACCGTCCGGCGCAACCGGATTTACGAAGAGATCGCCCGGCAGATCGAGAAGATGATCACGGAAAAAATGAAAACGGGCGACAGGCTTCCGCCGGAGCGGCAGCTGGCCGACATGTTCGGAGTCAGCCGCAGCTCGATTCGCGACGCCATTCGCGCTCTGGAACTTTCCGGGCTGGTGGAGGCGCGGCAGGGTTTGGGAACGGTGGTGCGTGAGCGCGCCAGCGACGCTGTATTCAATCCTCTGACGCAAGTCCTGGTGCAAAAGCGCAAGCTGGTCGGCGAACTGCTCGACGTGCGCAAGATGATCGAGCCCCCGTTGGCGCGGCGCGCGGCCGAGCACGCGACACCGGATGAAGTATCGGAAATGGAAAATATTCTGCGGCGCCAGCAGGAAAAGATGGCCGCCGGCGAAATGGCGATCGAAGAGGACAACGACTTTCACTACGCGATAGCGCTGGCAGCCGACAATAGCGTGGTGTTGAAGGTGCTGGATGTTCTGATGGATTTGCTGCGCGACACGCGCGAGCGGTCGCTGCAGGTGGAAGGACGGCCGGAGCGCTCGATGGCCGGTCATCGGGAGATCCTGGAAGCGATTCAGCGGAAGGACGCCGCCGGCGCCGAAGCTGCCATGTGCCGGCATATCGAATCGGTGGAAAAGATCGTACTCACGAAGTTCTAAAACAAGCGGAGGACGCGATGGGCAGGTTGTTCGCGGTTGAGATCGTTTATCGAGGGATTTTCCAGAAAAAACTAGCAGCTAATATCAGCCGCGGCATCGTGCTGGCCGCGCACCTGGACGGCAAGCCCGGCATGAGCTTCGGCCGCTACGGCGACAGCCCGGAGCGCAACGGCATTCCGGCCAAGTACTTCGCCATTGTCGCCGATGACGAACTTACCCTCGAAGAGGGCATGGCGAAATACGAACCGAAGGAAGTCGATGTCACCATCTGTGTCGACGACACCCTGTTCAAAGGCGTGGAATCGTGGGCCTGGTACGGATTGCAGCCGATCAACCAGTTGACCAAGCCGAACGGCACGCTCATCGTCACTTCGATGGAGCCGCCGGAAAAGTTGATGTCGATGGCCCACGCCAAGACCACGCCCTACAACTTGGCCATCGTCAAGGGCACGCGCAGCTTCTCCGGACTATGGGTCTATAAAGATGACCACTCCGATGTCCGCATCCTCGGCGCCATCGCCAAGGTGCTCCCCGAGATGGTCAGCCTGGAATCGATCAAGAAAACCATCCTCACCGAATGGCACGACCAGGTGAAGGTCGCCTCGGCGGAAAAGTCGTACAAACTCACGACCAAGGTGCCGGTGAAGCCGGGCTCGGGCAATCAGGAGACCCCCTACAGGTTCGATCTGCCGAAGTGGCACGAGATGGGCGAGGGCATTGCCATCCCCTGCATCACCGCGGGCAAGCCGGTCGAAGATCCGACAACCCACGTCCAGGGCGGCATCCGTCCGGACCGCAACCAGGTGTTCAAGAAATTCTCCACCCGCACCATGCGTCCGGTAGTCAACTTCGAGACCTGCATCAAGTGCACGCTGTGCTGGCTGCAGTGTCCCGACACCTGCTTCGACGTCACCCCGGAAGGTCTCTACGACGCCAACATGGAAGCTTGCTGTGGATGCGGCGTCTGCGAGGCGGTCTGCCCCGTCGAGAAGTGCGTCACCATGGTGGCGGAGACCGAATTCAACGACAACGCCAGCCAGTGGGAGATGTGGCGCAAGGATTCCACCGGCTACTTGACGTGGCTGAACCAGAAGATCGAACACCGGCCGGAGCGGTCGCATGGCTTCCGTTATCTCGGCCAATACAAAGAACAGGTCGGCGAGATGCTGCAGATCGCCCAAGAAGGATAGCGAGGAGAGGAAGTCATGGCGACAATTGCCCCCGTAAGAGAAGAGAAGAAGGGTACCGATAAGACCGCGTTGATCACCGGAAGCGAGGCGATCGCGGTCGCTTGTCAGCTCGCCGACGTTGACGTGGTTACGGCCTATCCCATCCGGCCCTATGACACCGTCATGCAGTACGTCTCCAAGCTGGTGTCGAATGGCGAGATGGACTGCGAATACATCGTGGCCGAAGGCGAACACTCGCAGTTCGAGATCGTGAAGCACGCCTCCGCCGTTGGCGCCCGCGTCTTCTGCGGTTCCAGCGGTGTGGGATGGATGTATGCCATGGAGGCTTTGACGGTCACTCCGGCGCTGCGGCTTCCCATGGTGTGCATGGTGGGCAACCGCGCGCTCGACGATCCGGGCGCCTTCGGCACCGAACACAACGATGCGCTGACGGTACGCGACCTGGGCTGGATGCTGAACTGGGTCGACAGTGGCCAGGAAGCGCTCGATACCACATTGATCGCCTATCGCGTGGCCGAGGATCGGCGCATTTTCCTGCCTTGTGCCATCAGCTGCGACGGCGCTTTCCTGACGCACTCGCAGTCACTCGTTCACATTCCATCGCAGGAAACGGTCAACGAATTCCTGCCCCGCTACAATCGTGCCGACCTGTTGCTGCATCCGGATAATCCCATCACCGTTGCGCCGCAAGCCAACGAAGATTGGGTCATGGAAATCCGGCGCCAGAACTACGCGGCCATGGAGAGGACCTTCGGTGTCATCAAGGAAGCGTATGCCGACTTCGAGCGCGTCTTTAAGCGCTCCTACGGCAATCCCTTCTTCGAGGAATATCAGACCGAGGATGCCGACGTGGTGCTCATGGGCATGGGCACGTTGTCCACGCCGGTCAAGGTCGCCATTCGCCAGATGCGCAAGGCGGGCAAGAAAGTCGGCTTCGTGCGCATGCGGTGGTTCCGTCCTTTTGCCGCCGACGAGCTGGCCAAGTGCCTGTCTCGCTTCAAGGCGGTCGGCGTCATCGATCGCGATTACTCGTTCGGGTCGCCCCATCTCGGCGGCGTGCTGGCGGGCGAGGTGCGCAACGCGCTTTACCCGGGATCGGGCAAGAAACCGCCGGTGCTGGGCTTCATCTGCGGCCTGGGCGGGCGCGAAGTAACCCTCCCCGATGTCGAAAGAATTACTGATTCGGTTTACAAGGCGGCTGAAGGCAAGGCGCAGCCGCTGACGCAGTGGATCGGGTTGCGCGAGTAAGCGGCGAGCCCAACAGATAAACGGCTCGGGACCCCGCGCCACACGAATTCGAAAGGATGAGGAGTTATGGCGACATTCGTACAGATTGATCCGACCCAGCAGTTGGATCCGTTCAAGTCAGTGAAGAAGATTCCGACCCACGAATTCTTCACCTCCGGCCACCGCACCTGCCAGGGATGTGAGTCGGCCCTGGTGATGAAGATGATGGTGAAGGCTGCCGGACCCCGTACCATCGTGCTGGGCAGCACCGGCTGCATGTACGTGGCCAACACCACCTACTACAGCACCTCCTGGGTAGTGCCATGGATGCACACGCAGCTGGGCAGCAGTGGCTCGGCGGCGCTCGGCGCCGCTGCGGGTCTCAAGGCGCAGATGCGCAAGGGCAAGATGAAGAAGGAGCCGATCAACGTCATCGCCTTCTGCGGCGACGGTGGCGGCGCGGACATGGGGCTCGGTGCGATCTCCGCCACCTTGACCCATCCCGACTACAACTGTCTCATCCTGCTGTATGACAACGAATCCTACGCCAACACCGACATTCAGCTCTCCGGCAGCACCCCGTGGGGCGCCAATACCACCTTCAGCACCCCGGGGACGGTGAAGCGCATCATGCATCACCGCTGGAAGAAGAACATGGCGGGCCTGATGGCGGTCGGCCATCCCACCTGCCGCTACGTTGCTACCATTTGCATGTCGTATGGCTTGCATGGTATGAACAGCATCCGAAAAGCGCTGACGATCGGCGGACCGACCTTTATTCACTCGTTGGATCCGTGTCCGAAGGGCTGGGATTACGATCCTATCCTTTCCCATGAGTTGGGCGAGTTGGCGGTGCAGACCGGCGTTTGGCCGCTTTACGAAGTTGAGGATGGCAAGATTCGCCTCACCGGGCGAACGCAGCAGATCGCCGATGGCAAGATTCCGCGCAAGCCGGTCCGGGATTACCTGCTCAAGCAGGGACGGTTTGCTCACTTCACCAACGACGATCTTGATTATTTCCAGAGCAAGATAGATCAGATGTGGACGAAATGGCTGATCCCGGGCGTGATTCCGTTCGAAAAGGATCTGGCAGCAGATAATCCGCCGGCTTAAACAGCCGGCGGGTTACCCGCCCACTTCCGGGACAGTTGCACCTCCGGCCCAGTCAAGTCTGGCATTTTCGTTTTTGATCCTGTTCATCCGACGCCAGTCGGGAGGTGCCTGTTATGGCAGAAGCCGCGAATGCGCAGCTGATTCATCCGTCGCGCATCGTTAACCGATGGGTCCAATTGGTGGCCGGCATCGTTGCGATGATGGCGATCGCCAATTTGCAGTATGCCTGGACCCTGTTCAGTAAACCACTCCAAGCTCACATGAACGTCAAGCTGTCCATGATTCAGCTGACGTTCACTCTCTTCATCCTGGTCGAAACCTGGTTGGTTCCCTTCGAAGGTTACCTGGTCGACCGCATCGGCCCGCGACTTATGCTTGGCGTTGGCGGCATTCTGGTCGGACTGGGTTGGATCGGCGCCGGCTACGCCGAGAGCTTGCGCCCTCTGTATCTCTGGTACTGCTTGGGCGGCATCGGTGCCGGCATCGTCTATGGCGGTAGCATCGGCAACGCCTTGAAGTGGTTTCCCGATCACCGCGGTCTCTG from Terriglobales bacterium includes the following:
- a CDS encoding 4Fe-4S dicluster-binding protein, with protein sequence MGRLFAVEIVYRGIFQKKLAANISRGIVLAAHLDGKPGMSFGRYGDSPERNGIPAKYFAIVADDELTLEEGMAKYEPKEVDVTICVDDTLFKGVESWAWYGLQPINQLTKPNGTLIVTSMEPPEKLMSMAHAKTTPYNLAIVKGTRSFSGLWVYKDDHSDVRILGAIAKVLPEMVSLESIKKTILTEWHDQVKVASAEKSYKLTTKVPVKPGSGNQETPYRFDLPKWHEMGEGIAIPCITAGKPVEDPTTHVQGGIRPDRNQVFKKFSTRTMRPVVNFETCIKCTLCWLQCPDTCFDVTPEGLYDANMEACCGCGVCEAVCPVEKCVTMVAETEFNDNASQWEMWRKDSTGYLTWLNQKIEHRPERSHGFRYLGQYKEQVGEMLQIAQEG
- a CDS encoding cytochrome P460 family protein, whose translation is MVFALQYVVALHAQSTAKNPHEPHYTADGRLEAPLDYREWVFLSSGVDMSYSPRAMAMDHSMFDNVFVNPEAYKAFVETGTWPDKTILVLEVRGAQTKGSINHTGHFQSTEMMGMEVHIKDEARFPGKWAFFGFDDDKAAKMIPTSADCYSCHEKHAAVDTTFVQFYPTLLTIAKKKNTLSPGYVKEAAAAEQTH
- a CDS encoding acetamidase/formamidase family protein; translated protein: MKWGIQSVLSWAAIVGISLCAGGQQTPKTQKKKSGAVTGKHYTLSATKENVQWGWLDANEKPRLTIQSGDTVSVETWYHALDAIKPAPTDHTIAGPPMDELARLRKANPGGGPHSLTGPIYIEGAEPGDTLEIRILKIVPKEYGQNFNLPGKEFPTGLLPKEFPEGFVRYYQFDLKKMQTEFKPGIMVDLKPFPGIIAVAPDPNEPKEKAGPPIKDAQGRTSSLRPWKNGSNMDLNELQAGSTLYLPVFVKGALLWTGDSHCRQGNGEMNLEAIECAYKEIELQPIVHKTKTEWPWAETKTHWIFMGFDEDLTEATKIAVTNTIDWLSKQTMVPMDRYEAYALTSIAVDCDITQMVDIRKGVHCMVPKSIFVKR
- a CDS encoding FadR/GntR family transcriptional regulator: MGIRLLEFMHAAVKPEFETVRRNRIYEEIARQIEKMITEKMKTGDRLPPERQLADMFGVSRSSIRDAIRALELSGLVEARQGLGTVVRERASDAVFNPLTQVLVQKRKLVGELLDVRKMIEPPLARRAAEHATPDEVSEMENILRRQQEKMAAGEMAIEEDNDFHYAIALAADNSVVLKVLDVLMDLLRDTRERSLQVEGRPERSMAGHREILEAIQRKDAAGAEAAMCRHIESVEKIVLTKF
- a CDS encoding fumarylacetoacetate hydrolase family protein, coding for MASSRRTFLKGAGVVGAMAATGGLSMGSAQNEASSKQQRGMARNLTVLHIFRDNQRILGVKTEKGILDVPAAAAILKMHAPATVDDLLQNEDGPALNALVDAAAKSNKLAKAYLPESSIDYGPLVTRPQKIVCIGLNYRRHAEEIGAQLPKQPVLFSKYNTALNWHNGKIKLPVDVAKKFDYEVELVIVIGKAAHNVSEGDALSYVAGYATGNDFTARDLQYDTGGQWLAGKTPDGFGPVGPYMVTADQIPNPNNLKLECRVNGETRQSWNTNDMIYDCKYLVSYVSRTITLHPGDIIYTGTPQGVIFGMPKDKQVWLKPGDKIACSLEKLGELKFELV
- a CDS encoding heme-binding protein, translating into MSQRIVKLSAGLWLLFAGLATLAQAPASSSTSFYLTPYGPPITVEAAKKAAAAALAEARKNNWLMAVAVVDPSGNLVYYEKMDNVQLGSAKVSINKARSAALYKRPSKLLQDNLASGGAGLRVLALEGAVPVEGGLPLIVDGKIVGAIGLSGDLSEHDGQCAAAGAATLK
- a CDS encoding thiamine pyrophosphate-dependent enzyme, whose amino-acid sequence is MATFVQIDPTQQLDPFKSVKKIPTHEFFTSGHRTCQGCESALVMKMMVKAAGPRTIVLGSTGCMYVANTTYYSTSWVVPWMHTQLGSSGSAALGAAAGLKAQMRKGKMKKEPINVIAFCGDGGGADMGLGAISATLTHPDYNCLILLYDNESYANTDIQLSGSTPWGANTTFSTPGTVKRIMHHRWKKNMAGLMAVGHPTCRYVATICMSYGLHGMNSIRKALTIGGPTFIHSLDPCPKGWDYDPILSHELGELAVQTGVWPLYEVEDGKIRLTGRTQQIADGKIPRKPVRDYLLKQGRFAHFTNDDLDYFQSKIDQMWTKWLIPGVIPFEKDLAADNPPA